Genomic DNA from Pseudorasbora parva isolate DD20220531a chromosome 17, ASM2467924v1, whole genome shotgun sequence:
TTTGCATGTGAGCTTTGTCTTCTGTTTACTGCCGTTGGGGGAAATTATAACATACTTATTTTGCATAAACTTTTCTTGCGTGGTTTGGTTTTGTTGTACATATCAAATACACAATTCCCCCTTTAGTTTCTTATAGCTGTCGCTAGAACtccattgcatttatttgtttataataattaaatgttttagtaaAGTAAATTAAAAAGCATGAGAATGAAACTCTTTAGGTAATGTGTGCAAAAGGAAACTTGACCATATCTGTAGGTTACGTGTATCTTAACCATTTCTTGGGTAAAAGTGTttaattttaatgcatttacCATCATTGTCCATTCCTTTGTGTTGTAAACAGCTCTAGTGTCTATTCTGCTATTGTGAGAATTGAATGAACCATATATTATTGGTTCTGTTATGCTACGAGACCTTTATCAGCCACATAAGCATTTCAGTAAATCATAGTTTTGCTGCAGAATCTCTTAATTTGCTCCTTTGTGTGTTGAGGCTGGTGACTGATGAGGTTACCTATCACTTTCATACATCACAGCCTGAACTTCAAATGCTCCTGGCTTGACATTTACCCCACCTACTCGACACGATCGCAGAGACTGTCacaaaatataatgaatttcTTGTAGACTTTTTCTAAATCCTTAGCAGAACATGACATCAAGAAAAATACAGACTCAAACATTCATTGATACTACTggattattatattatagtcTATAAATAGGGGCTAGAAAGGCATGCACCAGCGATAAACTTTGTGTCGGTTATTAGACCTCTCATTCTGCATCATAGCTGTGCCCTTTAACTACTTGAGTGGGCTTGTGTGGTTTTCTTCAAATGTAGTGAGCTGTCAGACTGTCCTCACAGCTCAAATTGCATCTCACCATACTAATTATGCTGATTACAACTTGgattaaaaagcattttaactGACCTAAtttgaaaacattataaagGCTCCTAAACTTAACCAAAATGAACATCACTTTCCCTAAACTGCTTTGGAATAGTAACCACCAGCGTAATTACGGGAACCTTTTGCTGGAATGCTGTCTTCTAGCCAGTTTTTGTGACTTTCACATTTGCCATTTactgtacaggtccttctcaaaaaattagcatatctgataaaagttcattattttccataatgtaatgataaaaatgtaactttcatatattttaggttcattgcacaccaactgaaacatttcaggtcttttatagttttaatactgatgattttggcatacagctcatgaaaacccaaaattcctatttcaaaaaattagcatatcatgaaaaggttctctaaacgagctattaacctaatcatctgaatacAACGACTCAGATTTCATCAATACAACGACTTTATTGAACAATTTCTTCATGTTTGTGTCAGTTTTCTATGCAGTTTACATTGGCCAGCTCCTGCATCAGCATGCATGCCTTGTCATAGTGCTCATGTGAACAGCATTGACCAATGGTATTCCGGCATAGCTCTAATGTAACTCGAAAGCACAGGACTGTGTTTACTATGTTGACAGCATGGAAGACTGACACAGacgagaagaaattgttgaataaagttatttttgttagtttttttgctcacaaaaagtgtctcgtcgcttcataaaaatAAGGCTATATTTAACAATGTATTTATATTAGATGtatttactacctttctgggccttggaaatgttagttaattagctgtctatggaggggtcagtgagctctcagatttcatcaaaaatctTCATTGGTgtttcaaaaatgaataaacGTCTGATGGTTTGGAATGaatgagggtgaataattaatgacagaattttcatttttttgggtgaactaaccttttaagctatacgtttttattattttattcatgcaTTCCCTGGGATTTCAACCCATAGTGCTATAGTTGCTAGCGCCATGATCTACTGTATGAGCTACAGGAAGGCCTTATGTTCTAGTTAATTTTTACTATTATGCATTTCTTCCACTTAATAAATAGgtttttaatgattaaaattatatatCCCTTTTATATTTTGGGAGGGATGGGAGTCCCCTCATTAAAAATATCATCATAATTAGGATTGGGGTTAATAAGATTAAAAAGTTAATACCCATTTTATGTGAAATGTATGAGGGGTCGGTTGATATTGTGTATGGAAGTATTTGGTCTCTCATAGTTAGACTTTCAGCCACGTGGCTAATCCAGCACTCAGTCATTCTGGGCTGTGTTGTCCAGGAATCCTAAACGTTTCCGTCCTCCTTATCCTCCTCAGTGCAGTTCTCCACGTCTGTCCTTTATCCATATCATCTCTCTCCCTGTCCTCCATCTCTCAAACAGCCACATTTCACTCCAGTAGTTCACAATGCTTCCCCCACAGGACATTCTGCATTCCCTTTAATAATCTCACTATGAGCTAAAGAGAGAATTAGCTCTGATCGGCTCAAAGCATGTCTATCTGGAGCTCATATATTATGTATGGGCAAATTGCAAATGAGGGGTTTTCTGCTCATTGTGAAGACACGTGCTGGAGGTGATGGCACACTGGGACAGCCACCTGAAGGCATCAAAGCCTCCAGACACATTAGAAATGCACAGTGTTTGCTAATGAGCAGCCTGTTCTCGGTTTAGTTTGCACTAGAGGGTAGGGGTTCAAGCACTGAAGCTTTATTTCAGTTATGTATGTCGGCCAGCTACAAATATCAGTGACTCTTGGCATGTGTTTGGCTATAGGCTTCTGCGGTGTGTCTTCGAGCACCTGTATCAGAGTCCCTGTCCAGATTACAGCGGGATCAACTCCAGAAGTTTGCACAATACCTCATCAGTGAACTCCCACAGCAGGTGAggcatgcattttttttttatttgttcttgtAAATTGAGATGGTCTTGTTGCCCATGGCTTCTCTGAACTGTAAAGTGTCTTTGCACAGCCCTAAATAACTGTGGTGAATTGCACACATTGGCCTCATTGTCCATATTAGAGTGTGACGGCTCAGATTTATCACAGTTTGGTTTGTATCACAGTTCTGTGGTCATGGCTTTGGTGTGATTCTGTAAATTCTTGGTACAGTATGAGGCTGAAAACAATTACCAATAATAATTAAGCTGTAAATGctaatgtttttctttctttcaaagAGACTATGTATTATGCCATCATAATCTACATGTATACAACAttatattaaacattaaatggGCTTTATTGTGATTTATGGTTTTGTATCTGTAGATCTTGCCGACAGCTCAGCGTCTTTTGGATGAGCTTCTTTCCTCCCAGTCTACCGCTATTAACACTGTTTGTGGAGCCCCGGGTATATACTGACCTACAAACaacaaataattaatttatgaaTTTGATATTTTTCTGTGAATATACGCAGACCTTGTAAACCCTCCTTGTTCTTTTTTGACGATTGATTCAACAGATCCTACTGCTGGCCCTTCAGcctctgaccagagcacctggTATCTAGATGAGTCCACCCTCAGTGACAACATAAAGAAGACCCTTCACAAGTTCTGTGGCCCTTCACCGGTTGTGTTTAGGTAAAGGCAAACAGACTGGTACTACCTACAGTGTATCACCCATTCCTGAATCCTGTATTCTGAATCAGTATTTTCCAACCAGGCATAGCTGAGCTGGGTTTTGGggctttaatgtttttaaaagatgtaTTTTACGATAATCAAgtctgaatttatttgatcaaaaatacagaaaaaactgtaatatgttgaatattattacaatttgaaatagtggttttctattttaaagtactttaaaatataatacatttctgtGATCCGAAGCTGGATTTTCATCAACCATTACTCCAGGCTTTATATAGTctcagtgtcatatgatccttcagaaataaaatATTAGGGCTAGTCGGAATACCATTTTTTAAGCTTCAGTAGTAATCAATACCGAAGCTTCGGAGGGAGCGTTTTATTCAAGCATCTTGTGTAAAGAGATGTCGCAGTTCTTGTGgatttttttctctgttttttcagtttcttcatgtaatACCAGAcggggacccactttatattaggtggccttaaccactatgtactaacattgtaattaataatttgataaaatGGACTAATTGTGCACATAGATGTtattacattgtacttacattttcaaaatgacctgcatgtaataacatctgtaattaatttctgtagttacatttgtaattgcactgttgacacttcccttacacctaaacctacccttaaacttacccacacaccaccacacctgtccctaactttacccgtatcccaaCTCAATATTAGCAAACGTGTTttgtaatataatatgaacacaataagtacattgtacttactttttgatgtaagtacatagtagttaaggccacctaatataaagtgggatcTAAGAAGGACTCGATGATGGTGAGATTAGATCTCCGTGTAGATTAAACAGCTGTTGTCAAACATTAGaattaatggcaaaataaatgtttaaaaatgtaaactgatattaACTACTAACacactattgcaaaatatataaataactggctTATAGGGAGCACAAACATAACTAACTGTTCATTTTGTCACTTGTTGTTCTCAGTGATGTGAACTCCATGTACCTGTCGTCCACTGAGCCACCAGCAGCTGCTGAATGGGCTTGTCTATTGAGGCCCCTGCGAGGTAGAGAGCCAGAGGGCATCTGGAACCTTCTGTCCATCGTCAGAGAGATGTTTAAGAGGAGAGACAGCAATGCTGCACCTTTGttagagatcctcactgaacagTGTCTCACCCACGAACAGGTACCAAACCTGACTTGGTCACAGTTTACAAACCAGGGTGACAGTTTCAAGTGTAAAAAATTGCATCATCCTGTTGCCAACACTTGTCACATTTGTGCCTGCATTCAAACCAGGCACaaataaatttttattttattttggaaggaatttaaatattttgttgttgACTCTATATGCTTAATATTGGATTATTTTAATGATGCTCTACTGCTCTTTGTTCTTCCTCCAGATCATTGGTTGGTGGTACAGTGTGAGGACATCCGCCTCTCACAGCAGTGCCAGCGGGCACACAGGTCGCAGTAATGGGCAAACAGAGGTTGCGGCACATGCATGTGCAAGTATGTGTGATGAGATGGTTGTCTTATGGAGACTGGCAGTTCTAGACCCTACCATGAGTCCTCAGAGGTAAGCAAGTTAGTGCAGCAGGTTTAGCTCTAAAGAACTAGTGATTCTTATTTGTGATGTTGATCTAGAATTCCTCAAATTAAAGATTTGTGGCTAGGTAAGCtaatgtttttccctttttgtGATTCCTCAGGCGCTTGGAGCTTGCCGCCCAGCTGAAGCAGTGGCACCTGAAGGTAATAGAGATAGTAAAACGAGGGCAGCACCGCAAGTCTCTGGACAAACTCTTCCAGGGATTCAAACCAGCTGTTGAGTGCTGCTACTTCAACTGGGAAGTGGCTTACCCTTTACCTGGCATCACCTATTGCAGTGCAGATAAGAAAATCGCCTCATTTTGTTGGGCCAGGGCAGTGCAGCAGCAGCGGGGAATTAAAGCTGGGACCAGCGGGGAATTAGGAGAAGGAGCTCGCAGTGGAGCGTCAGAAGGTACTTCCTCTGAACATAAGTCAAGGAGCAACTCCCATCTTCCCCAGCAGGAGGTGGCTGTCCGCCCTAAGGAGACCATTGTGAGCAAGAGGAAAGGAGTGTCTGGTGTGAACAGCGGAGGCGTGCTGGTTTGTCTGGGTGGCAGGGTCTCGCTCTCACTTCAGGAGGGAGGTAAAGGCATGTATAAAGCCAGCAGCTCCTCCCCGTCAGCTGGTAGTAAGGCCAAGCTAACGCAGAGCAACAAAGGCACGTGTGGAAGTTCGAGTGGCGTCAGTGGGAAACACCCTGGTGCAAAGCGGCGAACCAGCAGTGAGGACAGCTCTCTAGAGCCTGACATGGCAGAGCTAAGTCTCGATGATGGCTCCAGCTTGGCGCTCGGGGCGGAGGCCTGCAACACCTTCGATttccttcctcctcctcctgagATGTTGCCTTCACCCAGCCCACTGCTCCGTGAGCCACTCAAATACAGCAACAGTAACGTTTCAAAAGAGCGCGCCTTTGAGACTAAACATGTGGCGCATGCTGGCATGCCCTCTGCTGCTGATGCCCATGCCTGCTTTTCAAAGGAGAGCTCCATTACACCCCCGGTAGTGGTAGCTATGGAGAAAGAGGTGGAGGTGGAGGCAGACCTGGATGAGACCGGAGGAGACGAGGACCCTGTAGACGATGCTCGGCCCTGTGCGTCACTCCCCAGCAAGGCTCAGAGAGGCCGCAGAGATGGAGATGGAAGCGGAGCTTCAGTGGCCCCAGGACCTCAGGCGGCTGAGGCAGCAGCAGGCGGAGATGCTGTCGGTGAAGATGACTATCAAGCCTACTATCTTAGTGCTGCCTCAGAAGAGGGAGCGGATAGAGGGGTTGCAGATGGTAACCATGAGGAAGAGCCAGACATCTTTGCTGGGATTAAACCTCTGGAGCAGGAGGGCAGGATGGAGGTGAACCCCCCATATTCTAATAACTTCTGTTAGAAAAGCTTCTGTtaaaaattgtcattttaaaaatgtttaactttacagaataattaattaaattattttggatTAATTCAAAATTATGTGTATAGATAAATGTTCTCAGCCAATCATAAACAAGTATTGGAACTGTCCATAAAATGTTTCATGATTTGACCACAATCttgaattgttttaaataatttaattgcagatcatttaaaaaaagttttcaatGGGATAATGGTgttttgcagatactgtttgcCTGTGCTGAGGCTCTCTACGCTCACGGCTACAGTAATGACGCTTGCCGACTGGCTGTTGAACTTGCGCGAGATCTTCTGTCTAATCCCCCCGACCTGAAGGTGGAGCAACCACAAACAAAGGTACTTAAATACACTTTTTCATTGCTTTCATAGAAGTTTCAGCTGTGACAAACAATACTGATGGCCACCTTTAAATCTCTCCTTGTCTTGTTTAGGGTAAAAAGAGTAAGGTGTCAACCAGTAAACAGACACAGGTGGCCACTAACACCCTGTCTAAAGTAGCCTTTCTGCTGACTGTGTTGAGTGAAAGGCTGGAGCTCCATAACCTGGCCTTCAACACTGGCATGTTCTCCTTGGAGCTGCAGAGACCACCGGCTTCTACTAAAGCTCTGGAGGTAAAGCAGATGTTAATCTTATAAATCTGGTGATATACTAGTACAACAATGTAGTTTGTTGTTAGGGATGTGTCTGGTTTTGTCCAAATAGGAAGCCTGCGCTATCAGGggttattttcaaaatgttcaaTATTTAATGCTTAATATTATTGTTTGTTAGTGTTATAAAACTATTTACATTACATGTATGTATtcaaacataaatataaaaagtaaataatataCAGTAGATTAACATTAGCAAACAAGGCATACACAAATTGCAGAGATTTGAGCACTTATATTAACACCCAATATAACAACACAAAccacaaattaataaaacaatgaaaGGTTTTGTTGCCTGTTTTCAAAGATGTAGTGGAGTATTTTGAGTCCCAGAATTAAAAATTTCTATGCTCTTGTGTTAGGTGAAGCTGGCATATCAGGAGTCAGAGGTGGTGGCTCTCCTAAAGAAGATTCCTCTGGGTCTTGTTGAAATGACTTCCATAAGGGACCGAGCAGAGCAGCTCCGGGATGGAAACTTTTGTGACTATCGGCCAGTTCTGCCTCTCATGCTGGCGAGCTTCATATTTGACGTACTTTGCACCCCTGGTAAGTCACACGTCtaccttttcacaccattttaaaaaagtgcTCCCAAAATCCCCATGCTCATTTTTCATATTTCTTCCTATCACTTGCCTGTTGCAGTGGTTTCTCCCACAGGCTCTCGACCTCCTAGCCGAAACCGTAACAATGAAATGCCTGGTGATGAGGAGCTGGGATTTGAGGCTGCTGTTGCAGCTCTTGGTAAGAGTCAATTTATGTAAAAAGACACAAAACCAACCAGCACTAATATGTTTTGTTAAAGATATATTTTCTCTCTGTGTTTCAATTGTCTCTCATTTCTctcattatttttttgtcaggTATGAAGACAACAGTCAGTGAAGCAGAGCATCCTCTACTGTGTGAAGGTACACGGAGAGAAAAAGGAGACTTGGCTCTAGCACTAATGATCACCTATAAAGATGACCAAAGCAAGCTTAAAAAGGCAAGTGTTTTGAAGATATTTATCTAATATACATCAGCTAAAATACATAGTAGATTTCAGCTATCATAACTGCGTTCACACCGCTGCCGGCGAGAGAGTAAAAATTTGCTCTGGCCATCCGCCAATGACGCTTTAGAAAGATTCACTGGCACTCTGACGTAGATCGAATGCTTGGTctctttttaaaacaatttaaagggGCTGCAAAGCAAGCAAGCAAGCAAGCATGTTGATTAGCAGACTGAACACAAGCTGGGTATAAGTTAACctcatgaaatcgtttaaatgtgaaagtaagaatgAATTGCATTCCTGCTGAAAAACATTTCTAGCGCTTATAAAATAGTGTTGCGGGccttcttaacaaattacacatcactatgaatgatATTGTCGTAAATGATAGGGAAACCTGCGCAGCAACGATCTGCTTCTCCTCCAttttgcttgggaactaatgtggtcaGAACCAAAGTTTAAAGGACTGCGTTCTCTGGATTTTGCTCAAtcggagcacttctacatttCAATTGGTTGCCATCAGACCGGGTCATAGCACATTACCATAAAGTTACCATAGCTCAATACATAAAGTGTGCCGCGCCACTTTCGCTTGAAAATGAATTGACTTCCAGCCACCTTGACACTCTTGCTGCCGGCGGTGTGAACACACAGTAAGGCTTCAGAGGACTGTTCAaacgttttttgtttgttttttttttacgttttaaATTATCTTAAGCTCACTTAGATTAATGTCTGGTTTCATCCTTGTGTAGATTCTGGACAAACTCCTTGACCGTGAGAGCCAGACCCATAAGCCTCAGACTCTGAGCTCGTTTTACTCTAGCAAACCAGCTACCAGCAGCCAAAAGAGCCCATCCAAACACGCCACCCATGGTGCCAGCGGAGCCACGGGGGGAGTGTCAAAGCACACCCCTTCAGCAACATCAGCTGCTGTGCAGGGCGTGACCGGCGGGGGAGCAACAGGGCAGCAGGGAGGTTTGGCGGCTGGCGGAGTTCAGAACACAGCAACGGGAGAGGGCATCTCTGACAACAGAGATCAAGGTAAACCACATCCACCAAAGTGTTGTGGTAGACACTTCAATTTCAGAGGGAAATTCACTACTGAAATGTTAGTCTTTGTGGACTTTTTAGCAACctagttaatttttttaattttttatatatcatTCTTTTTGGCAGAGGGTGCGCAGTCGACCTCCTGTGAGCAGCAGAGCGAAGCTGCACCCTTCAAGCCTGAGGGCACTGTGCCCAGTCGTCTGGCACTGGGGGGCCGTGGGGCATACGGCACACGCTGCTGGGGATCACCTGTACGGCAGAAAAAGAAACACACTGGTAGGGGACAGTGGGTTTGTTAATTAGATAGATAGAAGAGATTATTTGATGCAGCACCTGTGCActtcatttttatgtaaaaagaGGTCATAGATCAATGCAAAGATTATagtttaaatagtttttatatatattgtttgtaattacTTTTGATATTTCAAATGTAGGCATGGCAAGCATTGACAGCAGTGCTCCAGAGACCACTTCAGACAGCTCTCCTACTCTTAGTCGACGCCCACTTCGAGGGGGTTGGACAGCTGCTTCCTGGGGGAGAGGCCAGGACAGTGACAGCATTAGCAGCTCTTCCTCTGATTCACTGGGCTCATCGTCATCCAGCGGCTCGCGCAGAGCTGGAGGAGGAGCCAGAGCCAAGAGTACTGACACCAGCAGGTGAGACAAACCTGTCTTTTTTGCCCTCATTGCCTCTTATGAGGATTTGGTCTTGTTTTTTAGGTGCTTGTACAGCAACATCTCTTTTTGAGCCCTCAACAAACAATCTCTAATTTAGTAGATGTTCATTGACTAAATCATTTGTTTTACTTGAGAGTCAGCTTGGACTGCACAATTTGGAGAAAATATCTAAATGCGATTTATTCTGGTTAAAATTTTGATATGCAATTTTAAAATgcgaattattattttttacagatgaaaagtgtgtgtatatttgtGCTTGTATAttatgactaataataatttattatgatTGAATTATTGATTAAATTCTGATTATTATTGCTAAtaatatactgtgtgtgtgtatatatatatatatatatatatatatatatatatatatatatatatatatatatatatatatatatatatatatatatatatatatatatatatatatatatacacacacacagtatattaTTAGCAATAATAATCAGAATTTAATCAATAATTCAatcataataaattattattagtcataaTATACAAGcacaaatatacatatatatatatatatatatataatatataaaaaatcttaTTCCATATTATATAGGATGGAGTGAGCACTGCTGGGTGCTAAACACACTCATGTTTCATTCATATTGGAGGCCAGAGGGCGCTCTTGACCAGAAATGCCTCATTTGCCTCAGAGAGAAGTAATTAGTAAAAAGTAAAAGACATTTTCAGGAAATCcataattagggatgcaccgagaCCATTTTTTTCCGATCCGATATTAAAAATACTAAACCGATACCAATGTAGTTTTGTTTAAGAATTATATGTAGAATTTCTATACCTCAGTCTGTTGAACTGATAATCACTCTTTTGTGAGTTTAACACAATCTACTAAATACAGActtcattataaagaaa
This window encodes:
- the zswim8 gene encoding zinc finger SWIM domain-containing protein 8 isoform X6: MELMFAEWEDGERFSFEDSDRFEEDSLCSFISEAESLCQNWRGWRKQSAGPNSPTVKIKDGQVIPLVELSAKQVAFHIPFEVVEKVYPPVPEQLQLRIAYWSFPENEEDIRLYSCLANGSPDEFQRGEQLYRVRAVKDPLQIGFHLSATVVSPQAGQSKGAYNVAVMFDRCRITSCSCTCGAGAKWCAHVVALCLFRIHNASAVCLRAPVSESLSRLQRDQLQKFAQYLISELPQQILPTAQRLLDELLSSQSTAINTVCGAPDPTAGPSASDQSTWYLDESTLSDNIKKTLHKFCGPSPVVFSDVNSMYLSSTEPPAAAEWACLLRPLRGREPEGIWNLLSIVREMFKRRDSNAAPLLEILTEQCLTHEQIIGWWYSVRTSASHSSASGHTGRSNGQTEVAAHACASMCDEMVVLWRLAVLDPTMSPQRRLELAAQLKQWHLKVIEIVKRGQHRKSLDKLFQGFKPAVECCYFNWEVAYPLPGITYCSADKKIASFCWARAVQQQRGIKAGTSGELGEGARSGASEGTSSEHKSRSNSHLPQQEVAVRPKETIVSKRKGVSGVNSGGVLVCLGGRVSLSLQEGGKGMYKASSSSPSAGSKAKLTQSNKGTCGSSSGVSGKHPGAKRRTSSEDSSLEPDMAELSLDDGSSLALGAEACNTFDFLPPPPEMLPSPSPLLREPLKYSNSNVSKERAFETKHVAHAGMPSAADAHACFSKESSITPPVVVAMEKEVEVEADLDETGGDEDPVDDARPCASLPSKAQRGRRDGDGSGASVAPGPQAAEAAAGGDAVGEDDYQAYYLSAASEEGADRGVADGNHEEEPDIFAGIKPLEQEGRMEILFACAEALYAHGYSNDACRLAVELARDLLSNPPDLKVEQPQTKGKKSKVSTSKQTQVATNTLSKVAFLLTVLSERLELHNLAFNTGMFSLELQRPPASTKALEVKLAYQESEVVALLKKIPLGLVEMTSIRDRAEQLRDGNFCDYRPVLPLMLASFIFDVLCTPVVSPTGSRPPSRNRNNEMPGDEELGFEAAVAALGMKTTVSEAEHPLLCEGTRREKGDLALALMITYKDDQSKLKKILDKLLDRESQTHKPQTLSSFYSSKPATSSQKSPSKHATHGASGATGGVSKHTPSATSAAVQGVTGGGATGQQGGLAAGGVQNTATGEGISDNRDQEGAQSTSCEQQSEAAPFKPEGTVPSRLALGGRGAYGTRCWGSPVRQKKKHTGMASIDSSAPETTSDSSPTLSRRPLRGGWTAASWGRGQDSDSISSSSSDSLGSSSSSGSRRAGGGARAKSTDTSRYKGRRPECHAPHVPNQPSEAAAHFYFELAKTVLIKAGGNSSTSIFTQPSASGGHQGPHRNLHLCAFEIGLYALGLHNFVSPNWLSRTYSSHVSWITGQAMEIGSAALNILVECWDGHLTPPEVASLADRASRARDPNMVRAAAELALSCLPHAHALNPNEIQRALVQCKEQDNVMLEKACMAVEEAAKGGGVYPEVLFEVAHQWYWLYEQTVGGGSGAQREGSGRCGANGGAGRTAPEGGCGILDNTGVLDSSGVSAVTTTVTAAAVVPVISVGSTIYQSHALPGSAMAHTAGLHPYTTIQTHLPTVCTPQYLGHPLQHVPRPAVFPVSGAAYPQGMHPAFIGAQYPFSVATGPHPPMAATAVTFPGVPVPSMTQIAVHPYHTAEAALPLSTTVAAGGVHSGSTIQAIQGASLPGLSSQPTSLVSAPFPVEDEQHSQPISQQGLHYLHSAYRVGMLALEMLGRRAHNDHPNNFSRSPPYTEDVKWLLGLAARLGVNHVYQFCVGAAKGVLSPFVLQEIIMEALQRLNPAHIHAHLRTPAFHQLVQRCQQAYLQYIHHRLIHLTPADYDDFVNIIRSARGAFCLTPVGMMQFNDVLQNLKRGKQTKELWQRISLEMATFSP
- the zswim8 gene encoding zinc finger SWIM domain-containing protein 8 isoform X4; translation: MELMFAEWEDGERFSFEDSDRFEEDSLCSFISEAESLCQNWRGWRKQSAGPNSPTVKIKDGQVIPLVELSAKQVAFHIPFEVVEKVYPPVPEQLQLRIAYWSFPENEEDIRLYSCLANGSPDEFQRGEQLYRVRAVKDPLQIGFHLSATVVSPQAGQSKGAYNVAVMFDRCRITSCSCTCGAGAKWCAHVVALCLFRIHNASAVCLRAPVSESLSRLQRDQLQKFAQYLISELPQQILPTAQRLLDELLSSQSTAINTVCGAPDPTAGPSASDQSTWYLDESTLSDNIKKTLHKFCGPSPVVFSDVNSMYLSSTEPPAAAEWACLLRPLRGREPEGIWNLLSIVREMFKRRDSNAAPLLEILTEQCLTHEQIIGWWYSVRTSASHSSASGHTGRSNGQTEVAAHACASMCDEMVVLWRLAVLDPTMSPQRRLELAAQLKQWHLKVIEIVKRGQHRKSLDKLFQGFKPAVECCYFNWEVAYPLPGITYCSADKKIASFCWARAVQQQRGIKAGTSGELGEGARSGASEGTSSEHKSRSNSHLPQQEVAVRPKETIVSKRKGVSGVNSGGVLVCLGGRVSLSLQEGGKGMYKASSSSPSAGSKAKLTQSNKGTCGSSSGVSGKHPGAKRRTSSEDSSLEPDMAELSLDDGSSLALGAEACNTFDFLPPPPEMLPSPSPLLREPLKYSNSNVSKERAFETKHVAHAGMPSAADAHACFSKESSITPPVVVAMEKEVEVEADLDETGGDEDPVDDARPCASLPSKAQRGRRDGDGSGASVAPGPQAAEAAAGGDAVGEDDYQAYYLSAASEEGADRGVADGNHEEEPDIFAGIKPLEQEGRMEILFACAEALYAHGYSNDACRLAVELARDLLSNPPDLKVEQPQTKGKKSKVSTSKQTQVATNTLSKVAFLLTVLSERLELHNLAFNTGMFSLELQRPPASTKALEVKLAYQESEVVALLKKIPLGLVEMTSIRDRAEQLRDGNFCDYRPVLPLMLASFIFDVLCTPVVSPTGSRPPSRNRNNEMPGDEELGFEAAVAALGMKTTVSEAEHPLLCEGTRREKGDLALALMITYKDDQSKLKKILDKLLDRESQTHKPQTLSSFYSSKPATSSQKSPSKHATHGASGATGGVSKHTPSATSAAVQGVTGGGATGQQGGLAAGGVQNTATGEGISDNRDQEGAQSTSCEQQSEAAPFKPEGTVPSRLALGGRGAYGTRCWGSPVRQKKKHTGMASIDSSAPETTSDSSPTLSRRPLRGGWTAASWGRGQDSDSISSSSSDSLGSSSSSGSRRAGGGARAKSTDTSRYKGRRPECHAPHVPNQPSEAAAHFYFELAKTVLIKAGGNSSTSIFTQPSASGGHQGPHRNLHLCAFEIGLYALGLHNFVSPNWLSRTYSSHVSWITGQAMEIGSAALNILVECWDGHLTPPEVASLADRASRARDPNMVRAAAELALSCLPHAHALNPNEIQRALVQCKEQDNVMLEKACMAVEEAAKGGGVYPEVLFEVAHQWYWLYEQTVGGGSGAQREGSGRCGANGGAGRTAPEGGCGILDNTGVLDSSGVSAVTTTVTAAAVVPVISVGSTIYQSHALPGSAMAHTAGLHPYTTIQTHLPTVCTPQYLGHPLQHVPRPAVFPVSGAAYPQVYDVRKAYQAGFKTVCLSSQGMHPAFIGAQYPFSVATGPHPPMAATAVTFPGVPVPSMTQIAVHPYHTAEAALPLSTTVAGGVHSGSTIQAIQGASLPGLSSQPTSLVSAPFPVEDEQHSQPISQQGLHYLHSAYRVGMLALEMLGRRAHNDHPNNFSRSPPYTEDVKWLLGLAARLGVNHVYQFCVGAAKGVLSPFVLQEIIMEALQRLNPAHIHAHLRTPAFHQLVQRCQQAYLQYIHHRLIHLTPADYDDFVNIIRSARGAFCLTPVGMMQFNDVLQNLKRGKQTKELWQRISLEMATFSP